A single region of the Anopheles funestus chromosome X, idAnoFuneDA-416_04, whole genome shotgun sequence genome encodes:
- the LOC125763138 gene encoding uncharacterized protein LOC125763138 — protein MLPNRTIGSVSTCKYFLIMFAVSCFLQVSLLIGSSEATSMYYKKVQGEKYEPDWVPVSSTVIPLVERVVSVGAGARKKSSFGSDGHDGTDGVLGADESYKRAYVKHISKFTKIGTAGAEVQPGTLITGKTASSSAKD, from the exons ATGCTACCAAACAGAACTATTGGTTCGGTTTCCACGTGCAAATATTTCTTGATCATGTTTGCCGTAAGTTGTTTCCTGCAAGTGTCCTTGCTGATAGGCTCTAGCGAAGCTACTTCCATGTATTATAAGAAAGTACAGGGAGAAAAGTATGAACCAG ACTGGGTGCCCGTATCTTCCACCGTGATACCGTTGGTTGAACGCGTCGTCAGCGTGGGTGCGGGAGCGCGTAAGAAATCATCGTTCGGCAGTGATGGTCACGACGGTACGGACGGTGTACTAGGGGCGGACGAAAGCTACAAGCGTGCTTACGTGAAACACATCAGCAAGTTCACGAAAATTGGTACGGCAGGAGCGGAGGTACAACCAGGAACACTTATTACCG GTAAAACTGCGTCATCAAGTGCGAAAGATTAG